A genomic region of Syntrophorhabdaceae bacterium contains the following coding sequences:
- a CDS encoding efflux RND transporter permease subunit, producing IKNILGPEFTMRYNQYRAAQIFGSAAPGYSSGQAMKALEETFAQTMPREMGFDYQGMSYQEKKAQEGIPASAIFAFSLFCVFLILAAQYESWSLPFSVLLGTPIAVMGAFLGLLVRGQENNVYAQIGLVMLIGLAAKNAILIVEFAKTEYEKGTALVEAALYGARLRLRPILMTSFAFILGCIPLATASGAGALSRQVMGTAVIGGMLAATAIAIFLIPVTFYVVEKLSHRVGKAQPPGTGSTEKEGGDHA from the coding sequence CCATAAAAAATATATTGGGGCCGGAATTCACCATGCGCTATAACCAATACCGGGCCGCCCAGATCTTCGGGAGCGCTGCGCCGGGATACAGTTCCGGCCAGGCCATGAAGGCCCTTGAAGAGACCTTCGCCCAGACCATGCCCCGAGAGATGGGATTTGATTACCAGGGCATGTCGTACCAGGAGAAAAAGGCCCAGGAGGGCATTCCGGCGTCGGCTATCTTCGCCTTCTCCCTGTTCTGCGTCTTCCTCATCCTTGCGGCGCAGTACGAGAGTTGGTCATTGCCTTTTTCCGTGCTCCTCGGCACTCCTATAGCGGTCATGGGCGCTTTCCTCGGCCTCCTCGTCCGAGGTCAGGAGAACAACGTATATGCCCAGATCGGTCTCGTGATGCTAATCGGGCTCGCGGCGAAAAACGCCATTCTCATCGTGGAATTCGCAAAAACGGAATATGAGAAAGGAACGGCCCTTGTGGAGGCGGCCCTCTACGGCGCAAGGCTGCGGTTGAGGCCTATCCTGATGACATCTTTTGCCTTTATCCTCGGATGTATCCCCCTGGCAACGGCAAGCGGTGCGGGAGCGCTGTCGCGCCAGGTAATGGGCACGGCGGTAATAGGCGGAATGCTGGCGGCCACCGCAATAGCCATCTTCCTTATTCCGGTGACTTTTTATGTAGTGGAGAAGCTCTCCCATCGCGTCGGCAAGGCACAACCACCGGGAACGGGGAGTACGGAGAAAGAGGGAGGAGACCATGCGTAA